The DNA sequence CGACCGCCCGCAGGCCGCTCATGGCGATGGCCCCCGCGCACTGCGGGCAGGGCTGCACGGTGGTCAGCACGGTCCAGCCGTGCGCGTCCGGGCGCGGAACTTCCCGCAGGTCCAGCAGCGCGTTGATCTCCGCATGCGCGAGGTCATGGCCCGAGATCGCGCCGCCCTCCACCCCCCGCGCCTCGCCCAAGCGGTTGCGGCCCCGCGCGATCACCTCCCCGCCCGCGTCCACCACGACCGCTCCGATGGGGTAGGAGCCGCACAGGTAGGCGGTCCAGGCTTCATCGAGGGCGGCGGACCAGCCCGGGAAGGCGGCCAGCAAGGCGGGGTGCGTGGGGGTTCCCGCTGCCTGCCTCCCGCGCACCCCGCCCCCGTCGCCCTTCACAGCGCCCCCCGGTTCTTCTCGATCAATTCGTCGAGCGCCTCGCGCAGCAAGGACGCCTCGGTGCGGCCCAGCGCGCCCGAGAGCTTGGAGAGGCGTTCAAGCTGGCTCTTGGGGTAGTAGTTCGATTTCAGGACCATCTTGCTCTCCACATAGATGCAGGCCCGGCCCCGGCCCTCGCGTTTGGCGCGGACCATCGCCTCGTCGGCGGCGCGCTTGAGGTCGGCGTAGCCCTGCGCGTGGGCGGGGCGGGCCGCCAGGCCCACGCTGAGGCCCAGCGGACGCGGCCACTGCGGGTCGCGGTGAATCTGGAAATGCCGGATCACCTCGTCGAGCAGGATCAGCGCCGTCTCGGCCGCCGTCTCAGGCAAGATCGCCGCGTATTCGTCGCCGCCGATGCGCCCGATCAGGCTCCCGCCCGGCAGACTGCCCGACAGCAGCCGCTCGACGCCGCGCAGCACCCGGTCGCCCTCGGCGCGCCCCAGCGTGTCGTTCAGCAGCTTGAAATGGTCGAGGTCCAGCACCGCCAGCGTGAGCGGCGCTCCCCCCAGCCGCTCGAAAGCGTCCTCGAAGGCAGCAGGCGACAGGATGTCAGGTCGGGCCATGGGGAATCCTCCTGAGAAAGGGCTGAAAAGTTTGTCGTATGTTTCTTCAATATATATACGTCAGTCCTATGGCCTCAGGCAAGCCCCCCGGAAAGGTGCGTGCTGGTGGGCCTTGAGCGTCCTACGCTCAGATTGTTGGACTCCAGCATTTGACATTTCTGGCCCGGTGAGACTAGGATTCCGTCTGGAACGGCAAAAACCGCCGGGCAGTCCGGCGGGGGTTTGCCCCACGACTTCACTTCACAGGAGGGACACCCATGCTGAAACCTTTGGGCGACCGCGTTCTCGTTGAGATCATCGAAGAAACCGAGCAGAAGACCGCCGGGGGCCTGTACGTGCCCGACACCGCCAAGGAAAAGAGCCAGCGCGGCAAGGTCATCGCCGTCGGCAGCGGCAAGATGCTCGACAACGGCACGCGCGTCGCGCTGGATGTCAACACCGGTGACACCGTGTACTTCGCCAAGTACGGCGGCACCGAAGTGAGCCTCGAAGGCAAGAACTACTCGATTCTCAGCGAGCGCGACATTCTCGCCATCGTCGAGTAAGACCCCCCGGGAGAGGCCCCCGCGCCTCCCTCACCGGGTCAGACCTTCTCCCCCCTTTTTCTCTGCACGCTTAAGGAGTAGTCCTCATGGCCAAACAACTTGTATTTGACGAGTCCGCCCGCCGCAGCCTGGAGCGCGGCGTTAACGCTGTCGCCAACGCCGTCAAGGTCACCCTGGGGCCGCGCGGCCGCAACGTCGTGATCGAGAAGAAGTTCGGCAGCCCCACGATCACCAAGGACGGCGTGACCGTCGCCAAGGAGATCGAGCTGGAGGACAAGCTCGAGAACATCGGCGCGCAGCTCCTGAAGGAAGTCGCCTCCAAGACCAACGACATCACGGGTGACGGCACCACCACCGCCACCGTGCTGGGTCAGGCCGTCGTCAAGGAGGGCCTGCGCAACGTGGCCGCCGGAGCCAACCCGCTGGCCCTCAAGCGCGGCATCGACAAGGCCGTGGCCGTCGCCATCGAGGAGATCAAGCGCCTCGCCGTGCCCGTCGAGGACAGCGACGCGATCAAGAAGGTCGCCGGGATCAGCGCCAACGACGATCAGGTCGGCCAGGAGATCGCCAACGCGATGGACAAGGTCGGCAAGGAAGGCGTCATCACCATCGAGGAGTCCAAGGGCTTCGACACCGAAGTGGACGTCGTGGAAGGGATGCAGTTCGACAAGGGTTACATCAGCCCCTACTTCATCACCAGCCCCGACACGATGGAAGCCGTGCTGGAGGACGCCTACATCCTGATCAATGAGAAGAAGGTCGGGGCCTTGAAGGACCTGCTCCCCGTGCTGGAAAAGGTCGCGCAGACGGGCCGCCCGCTGCTGATCATCGCCGAAGACGTGGAGGGCGAGGCGCTCGCCACCCTGGTCGTGAACAAGCTGCGCGGCA is a window from the Deinococcus budaensis genome containing:
- a CDS encoding nucleoside deaminase, with translation MKGDGGGVRGRQAAGTPTHPALLAAFPGWSAALDEAWTAYLCGSYPIGAVVVDAGGEVIARGRNRLGEARGVEGGAISGHDLAHAEINALLDLREVPRPDAHGWTVLTTVQPCPQCAGAIAMSGLRAVEYAAPDPWAGCTRLLTDDPYVSRKKIRVGRAPEAVQSAALRLALVGFLDSGTTPETPVMRSFAVHAGDFDRALRLHRAGTLRTLRALGAGLDEALAVLA
- a CDS encoding GGDEF domain-containing protein is translated as MARPDILSPAAFEDAFERLGGAPLTLAVLDLDHFKLLNDTLGRAEGDRVLRGVERLLSGSLPGGSLIGRIGGDEYAAILPETAAETALILLDEVIRHFQIHRDPQWPRPLGLSVGLAARPAHAQGYADLKRAADEAMVRAKREGRGRACIYVESKMVLKSNYYPKSQLERLSKLSGALGRTEASLLREALDELIEKNRGAL
- the groES gene encoding co-chaperone GroES — translated: MLKPLGDRVLVEIIEETEQKTAGGLYVPDTAKEKSQRGKVIAVGSGKMLDNGTRVALDVNTGDTVYFAKYGGTEVSLEGKNYSILSERDILAIVE